Below is a window of Candidatus Hydrogenedens sp. DNA.
CGTGAACAAACGTTAGACATGTTAGACATTGAACGGGAACGAGGAATCACTATTAAAGCGGTCTGTGTGCAAATGCACTACCAAAAAGATGATGAGGAACAATACACCCTCCATTTAATTGACACTCCAGGTCATGCAGATTTTTCATACGAAGTTTCCCGTGCTCTTGCTGCATGCGAAGGGGCATTATTGCTTGTTGATGCTACTCAGGGTGTTCAGGCTCAAACACTCGCACATGCGTATAAAGCAGTGGCTCAAGGGCTTGAAATTATTCCTGTAATCAACAAAATAGATTTGCCCAGTGCAGATATAGAAGATACACGACGTCAAATTGAAGATGTTTTAGGATTAGATGCCTCTGACGCAATATTAACAAGTGCCAAAACGGGTATCGGCACCAAAGAGATCCTTGATGCCATCATTACAAGAATTCCAACTCCCAAAGGAGACCCACAAGCACCGCTAAGAGCACTCATTTTTGACGCTAAATATGATACCTATCGAGGCGTTGTCGTTTATTTAAGAGTAGTTGATGGTTCTTTACATAAAGGACAAAAAATTCAATTTATGTCAAACGGCGTAAAATACGAGGTAGATGAAGTTGGTATTTTTACGCCCAATATGCGTCCAAAATCAAGCTTAGATACAGGCGAAGTGGGGTATATGATTTGTAATATCAAGAATATAAAAGATACGAAAATTGGCGATACCGTTACAGATGCTTTTCATCCTGCGGAGAATCCTTTACCAGGTTATGAGATAGTAAAACCTGTCGTTTTCTGTGGTATGTATCCAGCAGTATCTCAAGATTATGAAGAATTGAGAGATGCACTTGAAAAATTATCTCTTAATGATGCCTCTTTCGAATATAAGCCAGATAGTTCTGATGCATTAGGTCTCGGTTTCCGATTAGGTTTCTTAGGTCTTCTACACATGGAAATTGTTCAGGAACGATTAGAACGAGAATTTGGTTTGAATCTCGTTATGACCATGCCAAATGTCGCCTATAAAATTCTTAAAACGGATGGAGAAGAAATTGTCATCCAAAAAGCATCACAAATGCCCGAACCAAGCGAAATTGAAGTTATTGAAGAACCCTATATACAGGCAGACATTATTTGCCCTATTGAGTATTTAAGTTCAGTAATTGATTTATGTAAAAGAAAAAGAGGAATACATGTTCGGGTCGATTACTTAGATGCCAAACGTTGTCTTGCGGTTTATCAGCTTCCACTTGCCGAAATAGTCGTCGACTTCTATGATAAGCTAAAAACATGCACACGAGGTTACGGTTCTCTTGATTACACACTTATCGGATATCAACCAGGCGATTTAGTAAAATTAGACATTATG
It encodes the following:
- the lepA gene encoding translation elongation factor 4 — encoded protein: MNQDKIRNFCIIAHVDHGKSTLADRLLEFTKTVNERELREQTLDMLDIERERGITIKAVCVQMHYQKDDEEQYTLHLIDTPGHADFSYEVSRALAACEGALLLVDATQGVQAQTLAHAYKAVAQGLEIIPVINKIDLPSADIEDTRRQIEDVLGLDASDAILTSAKTGIGTKEILDAIITRIPTPKGDPQAPLRALIFDAKYDTYRGVVVYLRVVDGSLHKGQKIQFMSNGVKYEVDEVGIFTPNMRPKSSLDTGEVGYMICNIKNIKDTKIGDTVTDAFHPAENPLPGYEIVKPVVFCGMYPAVSQDYEELRDALEKLSLNDASFEYKPDSSDALGLGFRLGFLGLLHMEIVQERLEREFGLNLVMTMPNVAYKILKTDGEEIVIQKASQMPEPSEIEVIEEPYIQADIICPIEYLSSVIDLCKRKRGIHVRVDYLDAKRCLAVYQLPLAEIVVDFYDKLKTCTRGYGSLDYTLIGYQPGDLVKLDIMINGEVVDALSVIVHREHALSMGRALAGKLRKLIPRQQFEVVIQAAIGRKIIVRETIKPIRKDVLAKCYGGDITRKRKLLEKQKEGKKRMKQIGTVEVPQEAFMALLKVNEDIQ